One region of Bacillus pumilus genomic DNA includes:
- a CDS encoding alpha/beta hydrolase family protein, producing MEKESKREQLLSLLGEMPERHRVEAYTLKVEDRESYVIETLILSIHGVEEVPAYFVKPKDTVKKRPVVLFQHSHGGNYVDGKEELIKGAHYLQAPSYAKEFTSKGYSVLSIDHAGFGERRGRTESEIFKEMLLTGKVMWGMMLYESMCAIDYVLSRPDVLPDRLAIFGMSMGGLLSWWTAALDERVSVCIDLCAQVDHHTLIETNNLDRHGFYYYVPSLAKHFTATDIQEMIFPRPHLSLVGKLDPLTPAEGVARIQKGLSQTYQAASLKERYQLVGLHAGHFETAAMRHEATRFLKKWL from the coding sequence ATGGAAAAGGAAAGCAAACGTGAACAACTGCTCAGTCTGTTAGGAGAAATGCCAGAACGCCATCGCGTGGAGGCATATACGTTAAAGGTCGAGGATCGTGAATCGTACGTCATCGAAACACTCATTCTTTCAATCCATGGTGTAGAGGAAGTGCCCGCTTATTTTGTGAAGCCGAAGGATACGGTGAAAAAAAGACCAGTTGTGCTGTTTCAGCACTCTCATGGCGGGAACTACGTCGATGGGAAGGAAGAGCTCATCAAGGGTGCTCATTATTTGCAAGCGCCTTCATATGCGAAAGAGTTCACCTCAAAAGGCTATAGTGTTCTGTCTATTGATCATGCAGGATTTGGTGAGAGAAGAGGAAGAACCGAAAGTGAAATTTTTAAGGAAATGCTTTTAACAGGGAAAGTGATGTGGGGCATGATGCTGTATGAAAGTATGTGTGCAATTGATTATGTGCTGTCTCGACCTGATGTGCTGCCGGACCGGTTAGCTATTTTTGGAATGTCAATGGGCGGGCTTCTTTCCTGGTGGACGGCTGCGCTTGATGAGAGGGTCAGTGTGTGTATTGATCTTTGCGCACAGGTCGATCACCACACATTAATTGAAACGAACAATTTAGACAGGCATGGCTTTTATTACTATGTACCAAGCTTAGCAAAGCACTTTACGGCAACTGATATTCAGGAAATGATTTTTCCAAGGCCGCATTTAAGCTTAGTTGGAAAACTTGATCCACTCACGCCTGCTGAAGGCGTCGCTCGCATTCAAAAGGGATTGAGCCAAACTTATCAAGCGGCTTCATTGAAAGAACGGTATCAGCTTGTTGGTCTTCATGCAGGTCATTTTGAAACAGCCGCTATGCGTCACGAGGCCACTCGATTCTTAAAAAAATGGCTGTAA
- a CDS encoding PAS domain-containing protein, which yields MVSSNIFGLQKQLELIKKALDHARIGVVITDPSLEDNPIVYVNHGFTHMTGYKPDEILGRNCRFLQGKDTDQKQLDLIRHGIQNKTPITTQLKNYKKDGTFFWNELNIDPLYIEQDDKTFFIGFQKDITKQKEYEQLLEDSLQEVTSLSTPIVPIKNGVSALPLIGKLSEERFDAIVAKLTCILDDSKDDYLIVDLSGLIDVDDSVAARIFKLHRLLNLTGTELIITGIKPQLAMKMKDLDTDFQDTITYLTVKEAIKGLPLAENPV from the coding sequence ATGGTCAGCTCGAACATCTTCGGCTTACAAAAACAGCTTGAACTCATAAAAAAAGCGCTAGATCATGCGCGGATTGGTGTTGTCATTACAGACCCTTCTTTAGAGGATAACCCTATCGTTTATGTGAATCATGGCTTTACACACATGACTGGATACAAACCAGATGAGATTCTTGGGCGTAATTGTCGATTCCTTCAAGGGAAAGACACAGATCAAAAGCAGCTCGATTTAATACGTCATGGAATACAGAATAAAACACCTATTACCACACAGCTAAAAAATTATAAAAAAGACGGTACTTTTTTTTGGAATGAACTCAATATAGATCCTCTATACATTGAACAAGATGATAAAACATTTTTCATTGGCTTTCAAAAGGATATTACGAAACAGAAAGAATATGAACAGCTCCTAGAAGATTCCTTACAGGAAGTCACCTCTCTTTCGACGCCAATCGTCCCAATCAAAAATGGTGTATCTGCTCTGCCACTCATTGGAAAACTATCTGAAGAACGCTTTGATGCCATTGTCGCGAAGTTAACTTGTATATTAGATGATTCAAAGGATGATTATTTAATTGTCGATCTTTCTGGTTTAATCGATGTCGATGATTCCGTTGCAGCACGCATTTTCAAGCTGCATCGTCTTCTTAATCTAACCGGAACCGAACTGATCATCACAGGGATCAAACCGCAGCTTGCAATGAAAATGAAAGACTTGGATACAGATTTTCAGGATACAATCACTTATTTGACGGTTAAGGAAGCAATCAAAGGATTACCATTAGCTGAAAACCCTGTGTAA
- the leuS gene encoding leucine--tRNA ligase — MSFQHREIEKKWQDYWLTHKTFATSDSEDKPKFYALDMFPYPSGAGLHVGHPEGYTATDILSRMKRMQGYDVLHPMGWDAFGLPAEQYALDTGNDPAVFTEENINNFRRQIQSLGFSYDWDREINTTDPNYYKWTQWIFLKLYEKGLAYIDEVPVNWCPALGTVLANEEVIDGKSERGGHPVERRPMKQWMLKITAYADRLLEDLEDIDWPESIKDMQRNWIGRSEGAHVHFEVEGHDEQFTVFTTRPDTLFGATYAVLAPEHALVEKMTTAAQKEAVEAYMKEIQSKSDLERTDLAKTKTGIFTGAYAINPLNGEKMPIWIADYVLATYGTGAIMAVPAHDERDYEFAKTFDLPIKEVVEGGDIEKEAYTGDGKHINSDFLDGLGKEEAIEKVIAWLEEHQKGEKKVTYRLRDWLFSRQRYWGEPIPIIHWEDGTSSAVSEEELPLILPKTTEIKPSGTGESPLANIKDWVEVVDPVTGKKGRRETNTMPQWAGSCWYFLRYIDPHNSEELASPEKLKKWLPVDVYIGGAEHAVLHLLYARFWHKFLYDIGVVPTKEPFMKLFNQGMILGENNEKMSKSKGNVVNPDDIVESHGADTLRLYEMFMGPLDASIAWSETGLDGARRFLDRVWRLFTNEDGTISDKVTEQTGGALERSYHETVMKVTDHYEGLRFNTGISQLMVFINDAYKADTLPKEYAEGFVKLLSPIAPHVAEELWNKLGHEGSISYEAWPQYDESKLVDDEVEIVVQLNGKVKAKLTVPADATKEQLEELAKNDARVKEQLEGKTIRKVIAVPGKLVNIVAN, encoded by the coding sequence TTGAGTTTTCAGCATCGGGAAATTGAAAAGAAGTGGCAGGATTATTGGCTGACACATAAAACATTCGCCACATCTGACTCGGAAGATAAACCAAAGTTCTATGCACTTGATATGTTTCCATATCCATCAGGAGCAGGACTTCATGTCGGGCACCCTGAGGGCTACACAGCAACGGATATTTTATCACGCATGAAACGTATGCAGGGATATGATGTTCTTCATCCAATGGGATGGGACGCATTTGGTCTTCCAGCAGAACAGTATGCGCTAGATACAGGGAATGATCCGGCGGTCTTTACAGAAGAGAACATCAATAACTTCCGCCGCCAAATTCAATCACTAGGGTTCTCATATGATTGGGATCGAGAAATCAACACGACTGATCCAAATTATTATAAATGGACACAATGGATTTTCTTGAAATTGTACGAAAAGGGATTGGCGTATATCGATGAAGTACCAGTGAACTGGTGCCCAGCGCTTGGCACAGTCCTTGCAAACGAAGAAGTCATTGATGGAAAAAGTGAACGCGGAGGGCATCCGGTTGAAAGACGTCCGATGAAGCAATGGATGCTAAAGATTACGGCATATGCGGACAGGCTGTTAGAAGATTTAGAAGACATTGATTGGCCTGAAAGCATTAAAGATATGCAGCGTAACTGGATCGGACGTTCAGAAGGTGCACATGTTCATTTCGAAGTAGAAGGACATGATGAACAGTTTACTGTTTTCACAACGCGTCCTGATACATTGTTTGGGGCAACCTATGCGGTACTTGCACCAGAACATGCACTTGTTGAAAAAATGACAACAGCTGCTCAAAAAGAAGCAGTCGAAGCATATATGAAAGAAATTCAATCTAAGAGCGACTTAGAGCGGACAGATCTTGCAAAAACGAAGACGGGTATTTTCACAGGCGCTTATGCCATCAATCCATTAAATGGTGAAAAGATGCCGATCTGGATTGCAGATTACGTGCTGGCTACTTATGGAACAGGCGCGATTATGGCGGTACCTGCCCATGATGAGCGTGACTATGAATTCGCCAAAACATTTGATCTTCCAATCAAGGAAGTTGTCGAAGGCGGAGACATTGAAAAAGAAGCTTACACAGGTGATGGAAAACACATTAACTCTGATTTCCTCGATGGATTAGGAAAAGAAGAAGCGATTGAAAAAGTCATTGCATGGCTGGAAGAACATCAAAAAGGCGAAAAGAAAGTCACTTACCGTTTAAGAGACTGGCTATTTAGCCGCCAGCGTTATTGGGGTGAGCCAATTCCAATTATTCATTGGGAGGACGGAACGTCTTCAGCTGTTTCAGAGGAAGAGCTTCCACTCATTTTGCCTAAAACGACTGAGATTAAGCCAAGTGGCACAGGTGAATCACCTTTAGCCAATATTAAAGATTGGGTTGAGGTTGTCGATCCTGTCACAGGTAAAAAAGGACGCCGTGAAACCAATACAATGCCGCAATGGGCAGGCAGCTGCTGGTATTTCTTACGTTATATTGACCCGCATAACTCAGAAGAGCTTGCATCTCCTGAAAAGCTGAAGAAATGGCTTCCTGTTGATGTATATATTGGCGGAGCAGAACATGCTGTACTTCATCTTCTATATGCGCGCTTCTGGCATAAGTTCTTGTATGATATCGGTGTTGTTCCGACAAAAGAACCTTTCATGAAATTGTTCAACCAAGGAATGATTCTTGGGGAAAATAATGAAAAAATGAGTAAATCAAAAGGAAATGTCGTCAATCCAGATGATATCGTAGAATCTCATGGTGCGGATACATTACGCCTTTATGAAATGTTCATGGGACCTTTAGATGCATCAATCGCTTGGTCTGAAACAGGACTTGATGGTGCTCGCCGCTTCCTTGATCGTGTATGGCGTCTATTCACAAACGAAGATGGCACAATCAGTGATAAAGTAACGGAGCAAACTGGAGGCGCATTAGAACGCAGCTATCATGAAACCGTGATGAAGGTAACAGACCATTATGAAGGTCTGCGCTTCAATACAGGGATCTCACAATTAATGGTGTTTATCAATGATGCCTACAAGGCTGATACACTACCGAAAGAATATGCAGAAGGCTTTGTGAAACTACTTTCTCCAATTGCACCGCATGTAGCGGAAGAGCTTTGGAATAAACTTGGTCATGAAGGGTCTATTTCTTATGAAGCATGGCCGCAATATGACGAGTCAAAGCTTGTCGACGATGAAGTAGAAATTGTCGTACAATTGAATGGGAAAGTGAAAGCAAAATTAACTGTTCCTGCTGATGCAACTAAAGAACAGTTAGAAGAGCTTGCGAAAAATGATGCACGTGTAAAAGAACAGCTTGAAGGGAAAACCATTCGCAAAGTGATTGCGGTTCCTGGAAAGCTTGTCAATATTGTTGCGAATTAA
- a CDS encoding DUF4257 domain-containing protein, with product MKMLQQVIIACAIGGVMGILGHVKKKGRLEKPRMTKKFIYLGFIEDWLVGMIAATLLVLSSNPESSLHLVILSIISGYGGEAVLRSFDFVREQHSQNADSNRHNRSPHE from the coding sequence ATGAAAATGCTGCAACAAGTCATTATTGCTTGCGCCATTGGAGGGGTCATGGGCATTCTCGGTCACGTAAAGAAAAAAGGTAGGCTAGAGAAGCCCAGAATGACAAAAAAGTTTATTTATTTAGGGTTTATTGAAGATTGGCTCGTTGGGATGATTGCCGCTACACTGCTTGTCTTATCCTCAAATCCCGAATCTAGTCTGCACTTGGTCATCTTATCAATTATTTCAGGTTATGGAGGAGAAGCAGTTCTGCGAAGCTTTGATTTTGTAAGAGAACAGCATTCACAGAATGCAGACTCCAACCGTCATAACCGATCTCCACACGAATAA